TTAAAAGATGTTCTAAGTGCTGTGCACTTCTTTAGCCGCAAGGATGCGGATGAATTGCGATTACTGAATAACTTCACAGCAGCGGAGGACGACATCATTAATTTTAATCGACCATTGCCAGTTTGGCAGCTGATAGGAGACTCGTTTCATGCATACGCCTCTTATTATCAACGCAATGATCTTGTGCCTTCCGGCGGAGAAGTTTTAACGCTTGTAACCGGTAAAACAGGAGCAGCAGTAAATTTTCGCTGTAAAGCACATTACGACGATGGGCGCGATATTCAAGGCAAATTCCGATTTCAACACTTGAATCAAGAAGATAACATAGATGTTGCATTTAcgaattatgtattttattgcCGTCTTAAAAATGACTTAGGAGAACCAAATAGCATAGTTTATACCGATCTGACTGGTGATGGCAGTAATACAAATCGCAAGTTACGTTTACGTTTTGTAAAAAGTGCACAAGGAAGTAATGTACCACAAACACAGGTGGCCATTTGCATGGATTTGGTCTCCTTTAATATGAGCAGTAGTTTCGGCAAAAGTTATTCGAAATTAATTGAATTCTTTATACATCATTATGTTGTTGGCGTCAACCAGTTTATCGTTTACAATGGTGATGAACTAACcgaattaattttacaaaagcttatgaaacataaaaatatacatttacaatCGTTGCCTTTCAATTTCCCATTTgcacacaacaaaaataatacatctAATTTGCGTGAACTCATTAAGACAGATTGCTTACTGCGTAGCATGCACAAAGCAAAATATGTTACTTTGCTAGAACCAAACGAATTTTTGTTTCCAAATGCCAAACTAAGTGACGACAATTCAGTACTTTATTCATTGAATTCATATAGTACATCTGAGACTATATATGAGTTACAAACttactcagtttgtatggatgGAAAGAATGAACTACTTTCAAATAATAGCTTTTATGATCCGGAAGTGGTGCAGCCACACAAGATAAACATTTTCAGACCTGTGGTCCCTTCTTCCTCTACAAGTAGTACTACTAATTTGGCTCCGTCATTAGCTTTTGCTCATAGATACACCGACTGCGTACATGTGGGAAATGATGGCCTACATATGTTGCAAAACTTGCTGCGTCAAGATTTCatgaataatttaattaaaattagaaaagaaGTACGAGAATTAATGTATAATTAAACTAGTgataaaaaagttatgaatttagGCTTATAATCAATTTCGTCTGCATTAAGAACGATTAGCTACATTGAGCATACATTACTTTTAGAAATATGCGTTAATGAAACTTATTACGACAGCAatgttatttatttcgtttagaaaaaagtgtaaaaaagaaaaagaataaatactCAAACACATTTATGTAGTTGCATTTTATTAcattaatgttatttttatcaataagttgaaaaaattgtattcagtGGGTATATAAGGTTTACAATTTAGTTCAGTCGCTGCATTATTGACGCATTCTTTAGACCAGCTAGTTCAATCGTTGCAGCTTCATCCGTAAGTTCTCGGGTTGGGAATGAGGACACTAACCTAAAATTACCCTCCGCATATTGTGGTCTGGCACTATATAACAAATAATCAACAATTAGTAATGAAGTTTTACCAAAGTTGTCTTTCTTACTTAATAATGTAGCGATGTATATCAGCAACAGTGTGATTGAGATTGAATTGGGCGGTTAAACGAGAACCGTCAGCTAGACGTATTTGTAACGTCGTTGTTGGCTGAGAAGAATCAATCTTAAGGTTTGCTTTAGCGGCACTTTCATCCTCTTTAACATTAACAGCTGTTGTTGATTTTGCAGTATTTGAAGCTGGTGCTGTTGATGCTGCTCCTTCAACGTTTGGTGTGGGActaaaacatatatattaagttataaataaatataggaaATATAAACACGGTAAGGATTTTTACCTTCCCAGTGTGTGACCGGAACCCTTAAATTTTGGTGGGACTGTTTTCCTTTTGTAATCCTCGTGGCGATGATCCTCCACGTCAACATTAACAACCCATCCCATTTCAAATAATTCGTGAGGTATTTCACTGAATTTATCAAATATGTAAGTACTTGAACTCAGttatttgtaataaatgtatatttaccCACGCATGACAGTTTCTAAGAACTCTTTATTTTCGGGGTCATCATATAGACGTAGTTCACCATCATCAATAGAGAATCCTTGGCTCCATAATTTCAGCACAACAATAGGTCTCTTCTCTCCCGTTGCATTAGCATCATCCTGTTGCGAACCTACGACGGAATGGTCTGTATCGGTCATGCCCAACCGTACACCTTGACCCCATTGTACAGCACCAGAAGTTGATTGACCGGTTGAAGTACTAGCAGATTCGCCGGTGTTGTGTTCCTGTGCCATTCGAAACATGTCAGTTAACTGTTCGCGGAAATTTTTACGTTTTGGTGGTCCTAAAACTTGCTGGCCTGAACGTTCGGAACCACCAGCATAAAACGCTTGTCCCTCTTCCTCGTTAGATGTACGCTTTGTCATATCATTTAGTGTTGCTACTCTGATtagattatatataaataaatataaattcaggAACCAAAAATTCATAATTGCATATTTACTTTGGCTTATCTGAGCTTTTCTTAGTAAAACTGTCTGCGGCACCGGTTTCTGATCGCACCCGACTACTTGAATTTGTAGGTGCTGGTTCAATATTCGCTCCACCTGAATTTCTTTCAGTTGGTTGTTCATCGTTTACACCCTCTCCATCAACTTGATTGCCAAGAAAATTGGAAAGTGCATCCTGAAATCATATTATATGGATGCATTAAAGCCGGATGAAATTTCTTCAAGTTTTCTCACCTCTAGCGACCAATTGGAACTAGCTAAATAAAATCTGGCGACATTTTCATCTCCACCgcttatttcaataaattgtgCGATCAATTCATCGTTGTTAGACATATTTTTAGCATACAAATCTTATTTTCTTCTCGTTGCACAGAATTAGGAAATTAAAACAATGATTTCACAGATTTAATACAAAATCAATTGAAGGTTACCAGACTGAACTAACAAATGACAATACAATGTGTTGCCATATATTTGATAGTCTTGAACGTCAAAAAATggcattttgaatatttttaatttcattatattaaaaaatatttagttttttaatatcacatacttaatttttgaatatcgTTTGGCATTTCTTCATGATCAAGTCCTAAATGATCAGTATATTTCATtcgatatatttaaataaattggcaTCGATATTAACGTATCCaccattaatattttaattcacCATGATATTTTGAAATGCGACCATTTCGATTTTCAGTAGCTCTTTGACAGCGGATACGTGCAACCGGAAAGTCCGTATATAAATATGGTTCAAATTAGTAATTGCTTTGGCCTATTATTATTGTGACTAATTTATTTAATGGGCTTtccatattaaaaaagtaatttttaccTACTTACTAGCGGCGTTGATGGTTATGGGCGTCATAACATAAGATGTGTTCTTGTTTCAAATGTAGAATTTGATTGAGCATGCTGCATATTTCAAAAGTAAGtataacaaatatgtattaattaattacatatttacttatgagacatatatgtaaatattggaTATTATCACCATATACTACCTTTTGCGCTTAATTTCCTTTTACCATAATTCCGTACACTAATTTTTTAACCCGCCAATTCgatatttgcttatatttttaattatttgctgAATAATTAACAGcactgtttatttattatacaataaGTGATTAATATGCAATTATACGAGCTGTTGCGAAAACATACAGACTTAATCTCGCACCATATTTTTATAGCTTAAACAGAGTTTCTTAAGTTTGCCAAGTAGTTTGTAACACCAAGGGAATGTCAGATACTAGCATGAAAAGCTGAGTCGACTTAGCCGGTCTGTCTGTACATACGCGAGTTAGACCTTCAACTTTTAAGATACCGatctaaaatttttcacacgcccttttctctccaagaagttgctcatttgtcagtggcatatacgagtacatacatacctatgtagcTGACAAGCAAACTAAACGACCTGACGACAGtcaggtctacgtaaccggaacggacccggactGTCGACTTGGCAAAATTCTgcgcgctacaacaacaacaacaatcaatcaATTGCCCTTgtaatgaaacaatttttttgacaagatattttcacaaaatttagcataATTATTATTCAAGGCATCACTACAATTTCCACAGAAATTATTCCGATCGAACCAccatagcatatacatacatatgtatgtaaataactgtcatacaaaccaaTAGATCAAAATCTAGTTCTTATTTGAAATCGTTTGTATTCGTAAAGggtattatttttcacaaaagtcAAACAGGAATGgatagtgaaaaataaaattaaattgagttttattacatttaaaataactttacatatttaaatttacatatataatattaaataacattttagaaatatatttagacCATCTCTTTGCTTCAGCGTTTATTGATTATAGataattttgtgtttgtattatGCAAGAACATCATTTTATCTATTCTATCATTTCTTATCGTAATCACTCTGCAAATGGATAAGCATTTAAAAAACCATATGaacaaatgtttataaaaataatataattgtgtaaaataccgtatatgtatttaaattttatttataacaaatgtttataaaagctttttatGCATGATGCGCCCACAAATACTACTAAATATTGTTATCAAAGCGTGTTAGTTAACAatatatcattatttatttgaattgatttttttaaaatgcatttaggtatgtacttaaatatacaataagctgtattcataataattatttatggaAAATTACAACTACAAGTGAAATTAAGATTGTTGAGCCGTAGAGCAATCTAAAAGTAATATCAATAGTATGTACATGTAACGAACACTGACACCGCAACGATGAAAAGTTTGAACGTCATAAAACATAGGTGTATACAATATAAACCCACCAATCAATGCTTAGGTATGTGGTGGCCGTGGAGACAATCACTGAATTAACGGACGTCAAACAAGCTATTTTAGCGTGAAAATAATTTGCCCTTTAATGTGTGAtaatgttcatatttttatttcatatatttccataaatatataatgtgCATGAACGTGATTGCAATCATTCCATTAATCAAACGTTTTGTGATGTGTTGTGTTTTAGTGTTTCGCAAAAATgaaatagataaataaaatcGCAATTAGTACTACAATTGAGTAAATGAAGTTCGCTATAATTGACTAATTGAAGATAATTGTAATTACCTGTAAATAATGGGTGAAGAGTACTGTGAGGCCGATACCCAAACCGACCGCTAATAGGTGTGACAGATAGAGCTTGGGGAATGGGCGACGTTTGCGCAGCAGAATACCCAGTATCGTTGATTTGCGATCTGAATAAGGTGGATAACGGCCGCTGAAATGGAAATGTGTTAGTATATAGtgattgttaaaaatttaatgaccTATTGCAAACTTACGATGCCAGCAGCTCGCCGAGCGGATGCAGATCCTTGCCAAGGCACGATTTCTTATGCGTGAATGTTTCAAAACCATATTTACCATGATAGCGTCCCATGCCGCTGGATCCGACACCGCCAAATGGCAAAGTGTCAACTTTTATAGGGAAAAGCGTATTAGTTTGTTGATAAATATTGTTATTCAAGAAAGAGTAATGAGCAAAACTTAAAagtaataactttttaaaaataatcctTTTTAAATAATGGTTAAAGCGAGACTaagcaaaataaagtaaaattattaattatgcatgcaaaaaattaaggaatgcaaaattggaattaatataaataaaaaacaattaattgttTTGGAGTTATTTGTAGCAtgcaaatttttggaaaaaaatataattattatgcaCTATTgttaatttaacttaaattttagtAAAGCAAGTTTTAAGTTAATATTAGCCAAACAAAGGAAAAAAAGGGTGAAAACCAAATTCCTTTGGACAATTTTCAGGATGAAGATTTTTAAAGTAAAGCGTTCTACAATAAAGCATGCGATAAAATGATATCTATTTACAACAATTacgggggtattctagtctagaaattttgGAGATTCAAAAATACCTTCCTAGAGGCAACTGGACCAATTTAAGCTGCGGACTAAagctaaaatacattttttttttgtaagtagcCGCCAAATGACCACAAGCGTAGAAATTATGGGGGCGAGGACACCGCCATTCCCTTCTCTACTTCAAGGACGCATAactcaatgaaaacaaaatatttcatttgattttgtgtacactttaaatataataaacaaatgataaacaagttatagtaaaaatattcaatGCTTTTTTATCAATTGCCAAATAATGCTCAAAATCCGGGCATCTAGActgaatacccccttaaatattaaaataataaatattattttatttctttattggttaatttacaatattttagtttaataattCGCTGTTACTAGTAAAAGCTTTAGTTAAAGTGCATTTGCAtatgctattttatttttttttaagtgaacaaattgaaaatttaatttcaaaacactcgaaatttaaaaatttggtcaaaaaaggtgaaaaaataGGTAATAGTATtaactttaattatttaaattttttatgtgcatttttaaaatttatacataatatagaagatcatgtgcaaaattttgcaCGTAAATACCTCCAACGTGCAATATGGTCTCATTACTGCAAAATCCGCCGCTTGTtgtgttttgtttaatttctttaacTACATTTGAATTTGTGGAGAAAACGTAGATCACTAAAGGCTTCTCCCTATTTTACGAGAATTCATATTTTACAGTTAAACAAGACAtcaaaaatgtacatacataactaaATAAGTGAGTTTTAAATTACAAGGTGATTTGCACGCTTGTGTACTGATGGGGATGCTATGACAAATTTCTACGTACTGATTGAAAgtaacaatgtacatatgtatatgtatatgtaaaaaataattataagatgTACGTAAGTCTaagagtttttcaaaaaacatatcaaattaaggaaaaaaaattaaacaagtcaAAATAAAGTCagagataaattaaattttgaatttgtattgattcaatatgtaaataactaaGTGTTTAGCTTCAAATACTTATTTCTTTGATAATAGTTGGAGGGATATCATAACCAATTACTTTACCATTACTAGCGCTCAAATAGGCTTATCAAACGAGCAGCTGACAGCGGTCACTTACAAAGAACGTAGTCTTCAAATTTACACAAATTTAGTAGCACCAACTCCAATTTAGTTTAGATTTTTATAAGTTTAGACCAAATGCTGTTCATTTCTACACACAACCATTCATTCAATAGCAGAAATACTAATAATTTCACCCAAGCACcgaccacatacatacatatataagttacCGCTATAATTACAGTAggaattgaaatatatttacaaaaggatttgcattatttaaattatagcACACGTAGGAGTTTAACGCGCCAACACCACTTTGCACCACTTTGGAAATGCATTTAGCTGTACAAATTAAGAGGAAAATAAACAGGCAACTCAACAAGTTGACACTGATTGACACACTCAATGCCCGTGTACGGGTAGACACAGTTTAGGGAAGTCGTTGtagtatttatttctttgttttgctgCTTCAATACAAGTCTTCGCTTACCAGCATAATGCATTATAGTGTCGTTCATACACATTCCGCCCGACTGGATGTCgcgtttaaataaattttgtacctCAGCCTCCGCTGTAAATATATACGCGCAAAGTGGTGCTTCtctgtgtatgtttttatgccAATTTGTGTGTTGCAAGGTGtgtaattatgtttattttattttatttatttttttttttattttatacattttcaatttttggacGTACACAAATGTAGGTGGAGACATTTTATTTGACGttgcgaaaataaatgaatgtaataaaaaattaataaatgaatatcAAATGAATAATGTGacattaaagaagaaatttgaTTGTAACCATATATAAATTGGAAATATCGCACACCCAACAGTATTATAGCCAAAGGGATAGATTCTTGTGAGTCATTTTGCACTCTACAAATTCGAGTAGACAATTAATATCTAATCTAATTGATCTAACTAAACTCCTAGCAAACAGTTTTGTGTAGACATTTCTaactagaaaatataaattttaacctTCTTGTAGGAGAAGGAGGTCTAGGTAAAggtaaaaaaagttgaaaattcaACTCAACTCAAACAATATGCTTCCAATGGTATTATAccacatatgtatctacacCCTGAATGAGTGTATTATGTTTGTAAGTCAGAGTTCCTATAAAGAATATACATTTGAACTTCCCTAACTCCTATTACCATTATCCACAAAAGAACTTcgccgttcccacgacagtcgggtatACGCAACCGGGATGGACCCGGATTTCTATCCGGCCAAgcactgtcaactcggcagaattctgccgataAAAGAACAATAAAAGAACTTCGAGTAATGgaagaaaatgtttataaaattcAGGTTCTATTAccaattcaagagttcgagttaCGGAAGTtcactgtatatataaatggttccttagtttttaagatattgttcTGAAGTTTTGCACACGTCTTCTttttcccaagaagctgctcattcgtCACAACCTCCGAAATCGTacttctatagcatatagctactaTACAATCtggttaattaaaataaagtttttatgtggaaaactttttatatgacaagatatctttacgaaatttggcagacATTATTGACCAAGACAACAATATATCTAAATGTATTGTTCAGATGGGACTACTAGGGCTTATCGCTACCTTATaagctgatcgatcaaaatcaatttcttgtatgaaatattttttatttgacaaaatatcctCACTAAATTTGTCACAGGTTATTGTCCAAGGAAACGCTATAATATCTGAACGTATTGCTCAGATccactatagcatttagctaccatataaactaaccgatcaaataaaaaaagtcatattaTGATATAACAAGAACGTCTGTATATAGGtatatagcttcggtgcagccgaaagttacattttttctttatttttgtttattaaaaaatatcaataatactTATTCATCAGCAATTACGTATGGGTAAAAAATGTGCATTGGAATACTTTAATTAAGCCTTTTAgagttaatttttaaagttatcaccGTTAAGTACCTATTTCAGCctaataatttcgaaaaataatggTGATTCGGTAATCTCCTTCatatgcgaagaaattgttgcgCAATAAACATGATTTTCTTAATCGAACCTTTATAAACACATGATAATCttgtttatgatttttaaatccAAATACTCGTACTTATTTATCtctaaaaaagtaacaaaaaaagtaGATTGGGTGTGCGATAACAATGAACAAAAGTACAATacaaatgtcaaagtttaagTGTGATCATAAAAAGATACACAAATCTTTCTGCATTAATAGtacacaatattattttcatgaacatacatattttttgtatgcattttttattttttaaatttttttgtttgtatgtggcAATATGTTTGCTTACCTGGAATTTATGAATTTGATTGCATCATAGGCATTTTCCACTGTGAATATGGGCAAAAGTGGGCCGAAAATCTCCTCTTGCATAATAGGATCATCAGCTTTAACATCTGTTAATATTGTGGGCTCAATGAAACGTTCAGAGGCATCATAATTACCACCAACAGCGACTTTGCCGCTTTTCATTAGACCAAGCAGGCGTCTAAAGTTTGAATTAAAAGAAGTTATAttggtaaaatatatacacataattatgtatttgtattattcACTGGAAATTGTTCTGATTGATAATTCGACTGAGATCTGGACTGCTCTTGATATCCTCGCCATACCACTCCTTGAGCACGTCTTTTGCTTCAGCAATAAATTTCTCTTGTATTTCTTTGGAACACAGCACATAATCGGGCGCTATACACGTTTGACCGCAATTGATCAGTTTGCCCCAGAGTATGCGTTTCACAGCCGTACGCAGTTCAACGGATTTATCAATGTAACAAGGACTAAAAGAGAGAAGTGttagaaaacaaattataaaaaaatttatttatgcgaACTAATCTATTAAAATGACATACCTTTTACCACCCAATTCGAGTGTTACCGGCGTCAAATACTTATTGGCGGCAGCGTGTATAATTTTGCCAACTCTTGTTGAGCCTGTGTAGAAAATGTAATCGAAGCGTTGCTTCAATAATTCAGCCGTTTCGGTTGGACCACCACACACAACTGGATAGCAGTCCTATTTGGATTAGAATAGTGTAAAATTTTAGTGCAAAAATTTAGCGCAATAAAAGAACATTTGTAGAGCCGAGTGATTTCAACTTGATCTGGATTTCAGTTGAAATTACTCTACCTTTAGAccataaaactaaaattgtaaaacgGACTAATTTTGTAAGATATTCTTATTTAATACTACTCTTACATTATCCAAATATTTCGGCACCATCTCCGTAATGAATTTGGCGCAATTGGTAGATATTTCACTTGGTTTAAGCACAACGCAATTGCCAGCAGCTATGGCAGCTGCAACTGGTACTAACAACAATTGTAGTGGATAATTCCAAGCGCCGATTACCAGGACCACGCCATAGGGATCATTGAAAATTTGCACATCGTCCAGTAGATTA
The genomic region above belongs to Bactrocera dorsalis isolate Fly_Bdor unplaced genomic scaffold, ASM2337382v1 BdCtg043, whole genome shotgun sequence and contains:
- the LOC105228962 gene encoding uncharacterized protein LOC105228962; this encodes MRKYHQLLLVIISCISIIVLLTYKSENSRLKDVLSAVHFFSRKDADELRLLNNFTAAEDDIINFNRPLPVWQLIGDSFHAYASYYQRNDLVPSGGEVLTLVTGKTGAAVNFRCKAHYDDGRDIQGKFRFQHLNQEDNIDVAFTNYVFYCRLKNDLGEPNSIVYTDLTGDGSNTNRKLRLRFVKSAQGSNVPQTQVAICMDLVSFNMSSSFGKSYSKLIEFFIHHYVVGVNQFIVYNGDELTELILQKLMKHKNIHLQSLPFNFPFAHNKNNTSNLRELIKTDCLLRSMHKAKYVTLLEPNEFLFPNAKLSDDNSVLYSLNSYSTSETIYELQTYSVCMDGKNELLSNNSFYDPEVVQPHKINIFRPVVPSSSTSSTTNLAPSLAFAHRYTDCVHVGNDGLHMLQNLLRQDFMNNLIKIRKEVRELMYN
- the LOC105228963 gene encoding NSFL1 cofactor p47 — encoded protein: MSNNDELIAQFIEISGGDENVARFYLASSNWSLEDALSNFLGNQVDGEGVNDEQPTERNSGGANIEPAPTNSSSRVRSETGAADSFTKKSSDKPKVATLNDMTKRTSNEEEGQAFYAGGSERSGQQVLGPPKRKNFREQLTDMFRMAQEHNTGESASTSTGQSTSGAVQWGQGVRLGMTDTDHSVVGSQQDDANATGEKRPIVVLKLWSQGFSIDDGELRLYDDPENKEFLETVMRGEIPHELFEMGWVVNVDVEDHRHEDYKRKTVPPKFKGSGHTLGSPTPNVEGAASTAPASNTAKSTTAVNVKEDESAAKANLKIDSSQPTTTLQIRLADGSRLTAQFNLNHTVADIHRYIINARPQYAEGNFRLVSSFPTRELTDEAATIELAGLKNASIMQRLN